The following proteins are co-located in the Solanum pennellii chromosome 1, SPENNV200 genome:
- the LOC107014575 gene encoding beta-glucosidase 40-like, translated as MLKKRGIDVWELIFLIFVISFINTNSAQNFSRNNFPRDFVFGTASSAYQFEGAVKEDGRGQTIWDKFSHSFGKVIDFSNGDVAVDQYHRYLEDIQLMKDMGMDAYRFSIAWARIFPNGTGEINQAGVDHYNKFINALLANGIKPYVTLYHWDLPQALEDKYTGWLSPQIIEDFAIYAETCFKKFGDRVKNWITINEPHTVAVQGFDVGLQAPGRCSILLRALCRAGNSATEPYIVTHNLLLAHATAVDIYKKKYKPTQHGSIGISLDSFWYEPLTNSKDDIEATQRAIEFNLDWYLEPVILGRYPSSMVERVGSRLPKFSPTESALVKGSYDFIGINHYTTWYASKNKTNIIGALLNDSVADSGAITLPFKGIKPIADRASSIWLYIVPHGIRSLLNYIKLKYENPLIIITENGMDDSNSIFTSREHTLKDTKRINYHNDYLTNLLAAIKEDGCNVKGYFVWSLMDNWEWAAGFSSRFGLYYVDYKDNLKRYPKDSVNWFKNFLGSA; from the exons atgttgaagaAAAGAGGCATTGATGTTTgggaattaatatttttaatatttgttattaGTTTTATTAATACAAATTCAGCACAAAATTTTAGCAGAAACAATTTTCCAAGGGACTTTGTTTTTGGTACTGCTTCTTCTGCTTATCAg TTTGAAGGAGCTGTGAAAGAGGATGGAAGAGGTCAAACTATATGGGACAAATTTTCTCAttcttttg GTAAAGTAATTGATTTTAGCAATGGTGATGTAGCCGTGGATCAGTATCATCGGTATCTg gAAGATATACAACTTATGAAGGATATGGGAATGGATGCCTATAGATTCTCTATTGCTTGGGCCAGAATTTTCCCTA atGGAACTGGAGAAATCAATCAAGCTGGAGTTGATCACTACAACAAGTTTATCAATGCTTTACTAGCTAATG GAATTAAACCATATGTAACATTATACCATTGGGACCTTCCTCAAGCTCTAGAAGACAAGTACACTGGATGGCTAAGCCCACAAATCAT AGAAGATTTCGCGATATATGCGGAGACATGCTTCAAGAAATTTGGTGATAGGGTGAAGAATTGGATCACTATCAATGAGCCTCATACGGTTGCCGTCCAAGGCTTTGATGTAGGTCTACAAGCACCGGGCCGATGTTCCATCCTCCTACGAGCTCTTTGTAGAGCTGGAAACTCTGCAACTGAGCCTTACATTGTTACTCACAATCTACTCCTTGCTCATGCTACTGCTGTTGACATTTACAAAAAGAAGTACAAG CCAACACAACACGGATCAATTGGGATATCCCTAGATAGCTTTTGGTATGAGCCTTTAACAAACTCCAAAGATGACATTGAAGCAACACAAAGGGCAATTGAGTTTAATTTAGACTG GTATCTTGAACCTGTGATTCTTGGAAGGTATCCGAGTTCGATGGTAGAGAGAGTGGGAAGCCGATTACCTAAATTTTCGCCAACTGAGTCTGCACTCGTCAAAGGTTCCTACGATTTCATAGGCATAAATCACTATACTACATGGTATGCCAGCAAGAACAAAACCAACATAATTGGTGCTCTGCTCAATGACTCTGTTGCTGACTCTGGTGCTATTACCCTTC CATTCAAAGGTATAAAGCCAATAGCAGACAGG GCAAGTTCAATATGGCTGTACATAGTACCTCATGGTATTAGAAGCTTATTGAACTACATCAAGCTAAAGTATGAGAACCCTCTAATCATAATCACTGAAAATG GAATGGATGATTCAAATAGCATATTTACCTCACGAGAACATACTCTCAAGGATACAAAAAGGATCAATTATCACAATGATTATCTTACTAATCTGCTAGCTGCTATCAA AGAAGATGGTTGCAATGTGAAAGGATACTTTGTGTGGTCTTTGATGGATAACTGGGAATGGGCAGCTGGATTTTCGTCGAGGTTTGGTCTTTATTACGTGGATTACAAGGACAACCTCAAGAGATATCCTAAAGATTCCGTGAACTGGTTCAAGAACTTCTTAGGATCTGCTTAA